In Bradysia coprophila strain Holo2 unplaced genomic scaffold, BU_Bcop_v1 contig_358, whole genome shotgun sequence, one DNA window encodes the following:
- the LOC119081868 gene encoding LOW QUALITY PROTEIN: E3 ubiquitin-protein ligase Bre1 (The sequence of the model RefSeq protein was modified relative to this genomic sequence to represent the inferred CDS: inserted 1 base in 1 codon), with translation MSKRGPDDSGSAAHQPPIKKVHFEPHLIGSVSTLEEMDIKVLKFQHKKLAQRIEQRIRCEAELRQRIEQLEKRQTQDDAVLNVVNRYWNQLNEDIRVLLQRFDAETADEAENKNENEVTTSFLTQLSTWDKEELDDKLANRVQVSKRAVAKVVQVIDRLMQRNEKFSMALRSPNDGSMTLPEIDETLRQSQIEIMAENKNLQSLNTSLHEKYHTISLKMKELQDTVTGKETEAAELHNQIDDLQYELEKVRLRNDKLENHLAEAIEKLKTFHQLVGDQQPKAGAPAAARPTVTTSVATQHLEDLQKEVEEYRELATNRLQELDKLHQTHRETLKEVEKLKMDIRQIPESVIVETTEYKCLQSQFSVLYNESMQIKTMLDETRNQLHSSKNQHLRQIEMMESEELNAQKKMRNEMIQMEDVLAQIRKEYEMLRIEFEQNMAANEQTAPINREMRHLITSLQNHNGQLKGEVHRYKRKYKDAAAENIKLRKEVEEVTAKLGTESKKQEVKTEGGQQGIKEENTGEGLANMKEEGTGFVKSKWSTDRSXAGTVITINPLFITAEADGNDDDSVKKEEGGGAVKLEKDNNSAGNVTDKKDGQSTSFKSEKDAIEAQRAKELKIAESEVVRDLKTQLKKAMNDQKELKLLLDMYKGVSKDQREKVQLMATEKKLRSEIDDLRNQLKKMQESKREERKKLADEDALRKIKQLEEQKYELQKQVANQKPVDGSWPGHYNTRPFVGSHEEEALLNEMEVTGQAFEDMQEQNSRLIQQLREKDDANFKLMSDRIKANQMHKLLREEKQILEDQGQTRDTQIEAMHIVLRKLEEKERILQNTVTTIEKELVLRQQAMEMHKRKAIESAQSAADLKLHLEKYHSQMKEAQQVVAEKTSALEAEAYKTKRLQEELAQFKRKAERMKKIEMAGTTIDEVMLEEIREYKETLTCPSCKVKRKDAVLSKCFHVFCYDCLRTRYETRQRKCPKCNCAFGANDYHRLFLST, from the exons ATGTCGAAACGGGGACCTGATGATAGTGGGTCGGCCGCACATCAACCGCCCATCAAAAAAGTCCATTTCGAGCCGCACCTTATTGGATCCGTTTCGACATTGGAAGAAATGGATATAAAAGTTCTTaaatttcaacacaaaaaattggcCCAG CGCATTGAACAAAGAATTCGTTGCGAGGCAGAGCTGAGACAGCGCATTGAACAGTTGGAGAAACGACAAACTCAGGACGATGCTGTACTGAATGTGGTGAATCGATACTGGAATCAATTGAATGAGGACATTCGAGTTTTGCTTCAACGGTTTGATGCTGAAACGGCTGACGAAgctgaaaataaaa ATGAAAATGAGGTGACCACATCCTTTTTAACACAATTGTCCACGTGGGACAAGGAAGAGCTCGACGATAAACTTGCCAATCGAGTCCAAGTATCCAAGCGAGCTGTTGCCAAGGTCGTCCAAGTAATCGACCGGCTAATGCAAAGAAACGAGAAGTTTTCCATGGCTCTTCGATCGCCAAACGACGGATCAATGACATTGCCAGAGATCGATGAAACGTTACGTCAGTCACAGATTGAAATTATGGCTGAAAATAAGAATCTGCAAAGCTTAAATACGTCGCTCCATGAAAAATACCACACAATATCGTTGAAGATGAAAGAATTGCAGGATACGGTTACCGGCAAGGAAACGGAAGCAGCAGAATTACACAATCAAATCGATGACTTGCAATATGAATTGGAAAAAGTTCGACTAAGAAATGACAAATTGGAGAACCACTTGGCTGAAGCTATTGAAAAGCTCAAAACATTTCATCAATTGGTCGGCGATCAACAGCCGAAAGCCGGAGCGCCTGCTGCAGCTCGTCCAACTGTAACGACAAGTGTTGCAACGCAACACCTAGAAGATTTACAAAAGGAAGTTGAAGAATACCGTGAATTGGCTACCAACAGACTTCAAGAACTGGATAAATTGCACCAGACGCACAGGGAAACGTTGAAGGAAGttgagaaattgaaaatggat ATCCGTCAAATTCCCGAATCAGTTATCGTCGAAACAACCGAATACAAATGTCTTCAGTCACAGTTTTCCGTACTCTATAACGAATCGATGCAAATCAAGACAATGCTCGACGAAACGCGTAATCAACTACACAGTAGCAAGAATCAACATCTTCGACAAATCGAAATGATGGAAAGCGAAGAATTGAATGCCCAGAAGAAGATGCGCAACGAAATGATCCAAATGGAGGATGTTTTGGCCCAGATTCGAAAGGAATACGAAATGTTGAGAATTGAATTCGAGCAAAATATGGCGGCAAATGAACAAACAGCTCCCATCAATCGAGAGATGCGGCATTTGATTACATCGCTGCAAAATCATAATGGTCAATTGAAGGGTGAAGTGCATCGTTACAAGCGAAAATACAAAGATGCAGCGGCAGAGAATATTAAATTGCGGAAAGAAGTCGAAGAGGTCACAGCAAAACTTGGAACGGAATCAAAGAAACAAGAGGTAAAAACGGAAGGCGGTCAACAGGGgattaaagaagaaaatactGGCGAAGGGTTGGCCAATATGAAGGAGGAAGGAACAGGTTTTGTGAAGAGTAAGTGGTCGACTGATAGGT TTGCTGGCACCGTTATAACTATAAATCCGCTTTTTATTACAGCTGAGGCTGATGGAAATGACGATGATAGTGTCAAGAAAGAAGAAGGAGGTGGCGCTGTTAAACTAGAGAAAGATAACAATTCCGCTGGAAATGTGACGGATAAAAAAGATGGACAGTCCACGTCATTTAAGAGTGAAAAGGACGCAATAGAGGCACAACGAGCGAAAGAACTAAAAATTGCTGAATCAGAAGTGGTTAGAGATTTGAAAACTCAGCTGAA GAAGGCGATGAATGatcaaaaagaattgaaacTTTTGCTCGACATGTACAAAGGAGTATCTAaagatcaaagagaaaaagTTCAATTAATGGCAACGGAGAAAAAACTGAGGTCTGAAATCGATGACCTACGCAATCAGCTGAAGAAGATGCAG GAGAGCAAGCGTGAAGAACGTAAAAAGTTGGCTGACGAGGATGCTTTGAGGAAAATAAAGCAACTAGAAGAACAAAAGTATGAACTACAGAAGCAGGTCGCGAACCAAAAACCAGTGGATGGGTCATGGCCAGGTCATTACAATACTCGTCCGTTTGTGGGCTCTCAC GAGGAAGAGGCTCTACTTAACGAAATGGAAGTCACTGGTCAAGCATTCGAAGACATGCAGGAACAAAATTCGCGCCTCATCCAACAGTTACGTGAAAAAGACGATGCCAACTTTAAACTGATGTCGGATCGCATTAAAGCCAATCAAATGCACAAACTTTTACGCGAAGAAAAGCAAATACTGGAGGACCAAGGGCAGACTCGCGATACACAAATCGAGGCCATGCACATCGTCCTGCGAAAGCTTGAGGAAAAGGAACGCATACTGCAGAACACTGTCACGACTATAGAAAAAGAATTGGTTCTGCGACAGCAGGCAATGGAAATGCATAAGCGAAAAGCAATTGAATCTGCACAATCTGCGGCCGATCTGAAGCTCCATTTGGAGAAATATCATTCACAGATGAAAGAAGCACAACAAGTAGTTGCCGAAAAGACCAGCGCTCTGGAGGCGGAAGCCTACAAGACAAAGAGATTGCAAGAGGAATTAGCACAATTCAAACGTAAAGCGGAACGTATGAAGAAGATTGAAATGGCTGGTACTACTATTGACGAAGTTATGTTGGAAGAGATCCGTGAGTATAAGGAAACTTTGACATGTCCATCGTGTAAGGTGAAGCGAAAGGATGCGGTTCTTTCGAAATGCTTCCATGTTTTCTGTTACGACTGTTTACGTACGCGATATGAAACACGCCAGCGTAAATGCCCGAAATGCAACTGTGCTTTTGGTGCCAATGATTATCATCGTTTGTTTTTATCCACTTAA